In the Populus trichocarpa isolate Nisqually-1 chromosome 1, P.trichocarpa_v4.1, whole genome shotgun sequence genome, TCCTGAAATACATATCCAGATACAAAACTCTTCCAATGAAGGAAACCCTTTAATAGCAATTTTGAGTAGAACGAAGGTATATTTGTAAACTGCTTGTATTGCtgcttttcaaatttcatgAGAATTGAATTCAAGTATGACAAAGCAGCGGGTAGAAGCATAACAAAATCTGTATTTGAAAGAGCTGAATCACGAGTCTTTTCCACTGTCTTTATCTTCAGATTAAAATCTTCATCCAAAATCCCAAAAAATAAGTGTCCGAAGACTGACAAATGCAAGGGGCTCATCTCAACAAGAAGAGacaataatttagtttttgtcATGTTTGTTCGGTAAATGCATTGAGAAAGTATTTCTAGAGGAGTGCTCCTTATAATCCTAGGCAATACCAAGCTTAATGGATGAAGGATGCCAtgttgcatgtatttttggCTGTAGACAGCATTCACAGctttcagcaaacaaacatgCGCAAAATCCTGGTTAAAATCAGTGGCAAACTTGCATACTTGAACATAGATCTCCTCAATCAGGTTAACATCAAAAAATTTCTCTTCTGATTTCCAAAGCATATAAAATGGCACATTCCTTGTCATTGGCTGCTGCAAATAAGCAGACAAAATGTCAAAGGCATCAGCAGCGATGCAAAGACCCACAGAAAGAGCTGATAACCCAAAATGTTTCTGAACATTTAAACCACTCGCATCAACCCTACCAAACATCCAATGGACCAATTTGAGAAGCTCAAATGGGGATATAAACCGATTCAAAGCATGCAAAGCATAAAATAATGGGAGAAGGGGCAGTGGATCTTCTGTACTAGTGCACTGATCAAACTTGTCCCTAACTTCCAGATATAGCCTCTGTAACAGGGTGTTGAAAGCCTTCACAATTAGTTTACTAGCacaatcatcaaattcaagtgtAGAACGATGTTGCCCACCAGACAGaagaaacaaatcatcaaaagTTGCTGTCAACATATCCAAGACATGATGATCTATTTTGTGAACCGTCTGTCCAGAGAAACAAAGGATTTCCTCCAAACTTTCCCCTAACTTTCCCTCGGTGAAATCACCATGACAATGCAAAGGATGAACCAAAGATGCTACCACTGCAGGATGACAGAAAATGGTTTCAGCCACTTCTCCAATGTTATCTGCTGATAAAGGAACCCCTGCATTCATGGGAGAATTGAGCTTTGAAGCCAGTGGTTGAGCAAGGATGTGCTTAACAAGAACATAGCAAATTTCAGCAAGTCGTTCAAGCTCAGTCAATGGTTTAATTCTATAAGATGACCATATTTGATGAAACCAAAATAGAATAAGGCGCAAATGAGAAATAACAGAATCAGTTGATGACTCAGATAGTCTTGCCAAAAGCAAGTCTTTTATATTCAAGGATTCCACTAAAGAAGGAGCATTGATGCTCATGATTGCGGGAAATAGCAGATGAAAAGGCACCTGCCTAAGAAAGAGGCTGAATGAAACAGCTGCTGCAGATTCACTGACATCAAAATCCACATGCTGTGCTGTTTCTTTAGCAGAGGCATCACCAATTGTGCCTTGAGAATTAATCATAGAGATTACCATTTCTAAACCAGAAAAGAACATTTCAGGCCACAGCTTCAGAACACCAGCAAGAAAACTGTGCTCAAGAAAGattattgatgataaaaatgacTCGGGAACTCGAAGGCGTTGAAAAGTTATCAAAACTGACGGAAAGTTCTTTAATAGCTCATTGGATGTTGTACatataattgaagaagaaagagcTTTTGATATTCCAGCTATTTCACCACCATGCCCACTCTCTACAATATTCCTTACTTCATCAAGTGTGTTTGTAAAAGAACCAACAGTGGGCATAGCTTCTTGGTCATTGAAAAATTGGCAGCAAGCTTGTTTATTCAATACACTCTCCGCAAAGAGCAACAAGTTCCTCAATGGTCTCCACTCACAGAACAAAGTCTCAGAATCATCAATTGAAGGACAGTGATCCGTAAGCCCCTCGGACAAAACTGACCTAATCAAAGCAGATAATAAGCCCGCATCTACCTGTAAATTTTCATCTTTCTGATTACATGAAACACAAACACCTCTAATTGTAAGCCAAAGTACAAAATGCTTACCTGAGTTTGCAAAAGATACTTCAATGTGCTGCACACATATACTGAAATTATTGATTTCTCAGGCAATGAAAAGGTTCCTGATTCAGAACCAAGTAACCTTACACACTTCTGCAAGATACATATGATGAAAGGGCTAAAATCCAGGGATGCATCTgcagtaaaaaaacaataaaactgtAAACAAAATACATGCCATCATCTGTCATCGGTCTTTTGGGTGAGCAGAAAGAATTAGACATCCCTTTTATGCAATCTATTAAACAGAAAGACAAAAGCCAATTTATAGGACTGTCAAACTATCAATACAAAGCTGAAGTGATGTTCCTAAGGTTCAGGGGATGTTAGGTATctattcaaccaaaaaaaaaagtataagaaatAAAGCTACCAAACAAAAATATGTAGTTAGCGGGGAGGTGTTAGAGAGGTGCTCGTGATTAAAATTGGCTACCTGAAttatcagagagagagagagacagagctAAAAAGAGGAGAATATTATCCTGGCCTcaacaaattttatttgaaatttcacTACAGTGTCAGAGAATCATTCGGGTGTATCAATCcaataaaatatgatataattttgTTCTCGATGAATGAACACAAAAGTTATTCTGATCACTCAAACAGCACAATCAAGCAAAAATCCTTGGAAAGCCTGCAATTGAAGTAACTTCCTGTGGCCCAAATATACTATTCTTGCACAGCCGAGAGATCCATGTTGATATGCACATGCATCGACATGTCCAGTTTGACCAAAACTAAATGCAAGAAAGCAGGACCATAGGCCATGATAAGACATGGATGCAAGGGGCCAGCCATTCTATACAAGAAAGGatcatgttaaaattaaaagatcaaacaacaaaaaaaagggagatTACCAACCAAATATGGTCCACGTCTTAATTGGATTAACATCAGTGTCAATGCATGTTAAGCTGACAGAAGTAGGATGAAATGACAAGTCCATTATCATATTATATAGCCAGTGTATTATGCAAACAGCTAACTGAATCCTAACAAAGCtagaacattaaaataaatgtaaccttttttttccttttagcaGACATCCAGCATAACCAATGTATACGCCTCCTACTAACAAATTCTACAAGCAGTTAAAAGGGCCTGCAAATAGTTTCTTTAAACAGCAAATGCTTCAAAAATAGCTAAATGACCAAATTATGAAGAAAAGCTtaacaatattttctatatattattgatgtaaatatcaataaaaacaaattgtcatATGCAAAGGTATAACTATATAATTTCAATCCACAAAACAAGACTCGCAGATACCATTCAATTAATATGTGTGAATTAGTAGTTACCTTTGAACTCTTTCAAGGAGTGATTATAATTCCTGAGAGCATCCCAGTATTTGAATAAGTTATTCCCAATGGTAGAGATGGCATCACATAAGAATGAAATGACAGCTGATGATAAACTCTGCAGCACTTCGATTCCTTGGACCTCAAAAGATGATCTGACTGCAGTGTAACCAGGTAAGAAGAAAAACCAtgcatcaatttcttttaagtttCTGTCAAATGCACCAGTACTTGACATAGCTGCCCGTGCCAGGTTATATGCTTGAACCTTTATGTCATCAATGGGTGAAAAGATCAGTAAGTTAATAAAGGTCTGCAGTTGCTTGTACATCAAGGATGGTGTTCTAATAGCAATTCCACTCGTTGGAGACCGTTTAATGTACTCAACTAGAAGAGACAATAAAGAGCCCTGCAGATTATTGGGTAATGCTAAAGGATTGCTGAGAAgattcataaaaaattcaaatgatccCTCCAAAGCAGTGGGCATTGTCAGCTGCAGAAGATGAAGTTCAAAGCTAAGGTAAGAATGATCACTTGAAACAGGCTTTAAGGTTATAAAGTTACATCTTCCACTCAGCATTAATTGTTGCCACATAAAATGTTCAGAACTAATAACACTTGGAACAGTCTTTCAAAATCATAAAGTTAATCCATCATTCAACATTCATTTCCCCATAAGATTGACAGACATGATAGGAGTCATCAGCTAGATGCTGGAGTATAATAGTGATTTAAAGTCAATAAGCCATAAATATAAAGATGGACCAAGTAACAGGAAAACATAATACAAGTACATACTTggagaaacaaaaattacaacacATTGCAACTCTTTAGCAAATTAAAGATGGAAAGCACAAAATCATGATATCCAGAAAAGGAGAGATTGCCAAATAAACTACTCAAATGGACAAATCAAGAACAGTTTAGTCACTAATTTCCCATCATACAGCAAACAAGCATTTGGTGGGCCAAGAACCATCATAAAAAATGACTGGCCACtggatggtaaaaaaaaaatgcaccaaGAACAAGTGTCCTGAACTTGGAAAGGCCAGACCAACAAAGGCATATCAAATCAAATAgcttataaacaaattattctaGAATAAAACTATCCATTTTTTGTATATGAAAATTACATGCACGGAAAACAGAAAGAAATTCATGTTTCCATACAATGTCCAAGTTACAGCACGAATTGAAACTTACAAGATAAATTTTCAGAGCATCAAGCAGCTTAGAGTGGAAGAATATCTCTGCATCCTTCAGTGTAATAACAGGCTCAGAGCACAGGTCAGAACCCCACAGCTGTAatataacatttataaaatCCTTTCCGCTGTCTGGCTCCTCTGGTGCCTCTGCCTCAGCAACAGATTCACCCTCCCCAGGCAAAGGGATATCGGGAACTGAACTTATTCCAGCTACAATAATGTCCATCTCCTCATCTACAGCATCTGTTTTCagtttctttattcttttgcctCCTTGTTCAGCAAAATTTTCTTCAtctgcttttcttttcaaacatTTCTCATCAGTTCTAGCATGGCTACCAAAAGAAGAAAGCAAGGTCAATAAAACTTGGGGATCAGGAAGCAAAGTTCGAATTTCATTCTGGATTTCCTGCTTGAGAGATGCCCAGCTatgcaaatttttttgtttcctggAACAGGAAAGGTTTATAGATCTGAAGAAGGAATTCAACAGTTTTAGTCCCTCCATAAGAAGTCTTAAAGTTCCATTCTTTACTAGAAAATCTGAGTGAAGTAACCCCTTATTGATCACTGATCTGCTGAATGGAGGAGGAGATATGCAATTAATGATACTCTTCACATCCATGCTATCGAAGGAAGGTGGATCATTGGATTGAGaatcaagaaaaccaaaatgaagGCCGACTCCCACTGACGAAACTAATTTTGCTGCCAGAGAAACAGTAGAAAACCTGCTGCAGCTTCAGTTGCAATGTATATGTGTAGAagcaaatggaaaagaaaagaaatgataaaaaaacaaatgaataaagaTATGGTGTGTGCAAAACTATGCAGAAATCTGACCAAGAAGGCGATGCATAATCTTCAAGGTTGTAAGGGAACTCCTCCAAGTATGCTGAGCCAAACGACGGCCTTCCCTTAACAATAGCTAAGAGCAAGTCTCTGTGATAGTCAATATTAACTGCCTTTAGCTTCTTCATGAGCCCCAAGAGTCTCTTCGGATTACCCTTTAATGGACTTGGATGTCTATTCAAATCCGGCATCAATCCATTGCTAGGATCAGTACAAACCATAACCAACACATTGTGTGCCAACTCAGCAGCATCTCCACCATTCTCCTTACCAGAAATCCCGACTAACTGTTCCAAAGTAACATTCCCAAAGAGAACACTCCTAAGACCAGGAGGCACCAATGACTGCTCGATAAGCACTCTATCCCTCAATGTGgacaaaacataaattaaagtcTCATCGTCATCACTCCCAAGTCCACGTAGAACGCCTGAATACATCTCCTTTTGCTGCAGCACCCATCTCAACAACCCCGGCTTCCCCACCTCCAAAAATGACATCGCAAACCCAACAAATGCCTTTCTAGTGGacttcttctttctcttatcattttgttGCCTCTTCTTATACTCCGCCAGTTTCAAAAACCCCTGAAGCTTAAAATCAAAAGTCTTCGCGACCTCCGAAGCCAAACCCGACCCTCTCCTAACAATAGACGCCATTAACAAAAGCACTGCCTTTTCACGCTTCCCGTCTTTACTATTCAACTCCTTATAAAGACCATCCATTTTTTCTTGGACAATCAACCTAGCAAACTTATCAAGAGCCCTACTAACAAATATCCTCTCTCTATCATTAGCGCTATATTTCCCCTCAGAATGACTAAAAATCACCGAAATCAATGACATTACATATGAAATTCCATTTTTCCCTGCCCTAAGCTTCCAAGCACTTAAAAGTTCCGTAAAACTCGATGAAATTTGTACATAAACACGAAGCAATTCTCCCCCAGACTCACTTTTTAGTAACTTGATGAACTCTTTTGTTCCGTCTTTACATAACTTAATCTCATTTGAATTTATTCTGTGTAGTAATTCACTAAGTTTCGCTTGGAAGTTTGCTTTGATTTCAAACTTTGGCACTGCGCTTTCCTCTACCTCGACTTCGCTATCGTTTTCATCTCCCATTACAACTGCGAAAATGgtaccaaaatatatataaaaaaaatacatgaaacatAACGATAAATAGAAAGGTTTGGACTAAAAGAGTGAAGTTTAAGTTACTGCATACCGTTGTCTTCAGAGGCGGAGCTTGGGTCGTCCATTGAAGAGAGTGAGGCGAAAGAGTACGTGGTTGTTTTGAGGTTTTGGAAGATTAGGGTTTTTGCTTTTAGGGTTTAAGCAGTTGAGCTGCTGACAAGGAAGAAAGGAGagggtttctttttttgttacagAAAGGGGCTTGAAgcccaaaacaaagaaaaagtaaGGACAAGCCATCCTATCTTGGACCACCCAATTAGATCGGCccataaagcattcagaatccAACGGAGCCCAACTAAATCGGGCCATTCATGCTCCATGTTTTTAAAtgttcaatgaaaataaaggatatatgttttttcatatatacatattttgagattatataaatttattaagataattttaagagtatatttattttatatttttatctttatttattcaaCCAATGTATTTTTTCCTCTCTTATATTTATCACctgtcttaaaaaaataatcaatttatagTAATTgattaaagtaatatttgaaAGTCTTACTAGATATGCCAATgatgttagttttttaaaaaaatttgtatttatttaattttaaagaaattaaaataaatactcataagaattttaatgatttagattctaatgaaaaaaaaagtttttggttAAGACTcccttttttattcataattaataatgttttattaatagcatgaTTTTTAATAGAAACTTATCATGGAAAgccaatttcaaaaaaaacaaaaacatgtctTGGTGGTTGTATCTgaaaatgaagaattaattaatttgaaaacaatataGAAAAACTTTAcggtaaaaaatacaaaataaatattttaatataataaaatacccatgagcattaaaaaaaacaactgcatgttagattcatatataaaaatttataaaataattgttagtGTTAtcataaaaagttataattttatttgaaaaacataatgtcaccaaaaacattttaaagtatcattataattattttatttacaaaaaaactattttaaaattataaaaataaaataactcaataaaaataaataaataaaataagagaatcaAGCGCAAATATACTTGAATTTTATAGAGCATGTCAAATATATCTAgcttttctaaaaatattaaccTAATAACACATCATCTAGGCATAAGATACAACATCTCTACAACATATTTTGGCCACCTtagataattaagaaattaaagtttgagtttttctttactCTTCAAACCCTAACCTCAACTTGTTttcatcaaaaacattttataaactTTCATAATCTAATTTTCAACCCCAAAACACGCACGataacattaaaatcaataCTTTCGTGTTTAAAATATAACTGACGATTAGTTTTTTCTCTCATATCCTAATTTTAATGGACTgaaatgtaaagaaaataaattttcataaaaataaaattaaaaactacacagcccaaagtgtaaaataaaaaacactcctCCTGAACAGTGCAATGTTCCGGGGAACGCATGAACAATGTGGGGGCATGATAGAAcaccattttattttcttaattcagtttggtttggttttaatAGCACAAGTGTCTCCTGCACTAAGTAATTTAATCTGTATATCGAAGTTCATCTATCCTTGAAGATTTGACTTGAATGACATGTGAGTTCAATCAAGTTATACTATCCCAGCTttgaactaagaaaaaaaaatgtgagcttttttttaatataccaaTCCAAACGTGaatgatctatatatatatgaaaccaAAAGGATCCTGGTGATTTTATATATGAACTCTAGAATTGTAGGATCTGCAAAAGGAATTATGTTGCTCTAGTTCTTTAATGTGCTAAACTAGTTATCTTAAAGAACATGTCTGGATTTGCAATCTAACAAGTTCCCATTTAAAGATTTCACATTATCTTCAACCTCGAGTACAGGTAAAGCTCCTGCAAATGGCTATCCAGTACTCACCACGCAGCTTCACACTAACCATTCTAACCAGGAGCATTATATTAGCATATAATCACTTTATTTGCAAAACCATCTCACACCATGATACCATTACAGACGAGAACCTTAACTCCATGCCAAATTCATTACATTCCTTTTCTCCATGAAAACATCAAGCATGACCAGTAGAAACACAGAAAGCAAGAGGAACTAAACCTCAGTGATGCAAAAACATTAGAATAGTGCTGGTGTGGAAATTTAAAGATCCTTGAGGATATCATCAGCACTGGACACAGTGAATTCTCCACCACCTTCAATATTTGCAGCTTTCACCTTGAGGTCATCGACCAAGAGAGCAAACCTCCTAGAACGGGTGCCAAGTCCCTTCTCTTGCAGGTCAAGCTCAAGGCCAAGAGCATGGGTGTATGTTGCAGATCCATCAGCTAGGAATTTGACATGCTTATTCTCAGGGTAAGTTTTTGCCCATGCTTTCATCACAAAGGGGTCATTCACTggaaatgaataataataaaaacaaaaattaacaacaagACTAGATGTTGAGAGTTGGGGTGAAGACAtggattgaaaaagaaaaaaggaaaacgaGGACATACCGCTGATGCACAAAATTTCAGCAACCCCCTTGGATTTAAGCTCCTCTGCTTTCTCAACAAACCCTGGCACATGCTTCAAGCTACACATCACCAAAAAACGAAATCAAAACCAGACCTAAAACCCCAGATCATATATGCTTAAATAGtgaattacaaataataaaccTGCAAGTGGGGGTGAAGGCACCGGGAACACCAAAGAGGATGACCTTTTTACCGGCAGCAAGAGAGTGTACAGACACGTCCTGGAGCTGATCTTGTTCGTCGAAATAAGCGAGCTTTCCATCAGGCAAGACATCACCGACAGCAATCGGAGCCATATCGAATCGACGGTGGTGTTGATTTTGTTGCTGTTACCGAGTGTATTGGATATTATATTTAAGTGGAATTGAGAAAGTTTTGGGATCCGGTGTGAAGTGAGGGGGAGGAAGGAAGGGTGTGGCTGGTCTTGTGATATTTTTAactatgataattattttaacatgccGTCTGTCGAATCAGTTTCATGTTCACTGTCTTGGAGTACCTGCGCTTTACGAGTAGATCATTGGTCGGCACTATACTGGGGTTAAATCAAATCTTTTCAATACGAAAATATCTTATAGCgttgctattattttttcaagtaaaaataaataaattatatagatgttaattttataaatttgaggATTGTTTGAATTAtcagtaaaaataatatagattgattcaaaaaatcaaaactaaatattaagataaaaaaatattgaaagacaCGTCTCCATTTagatttagttatcaaattcatgaataataatgattttataaaaagataactaaaaaaaacttatataaaccaattcttatttaattcaatattaaataataaaattaaaaaataaacaatttgagTTAATCCAAGTTATCTTGTCAAATTCATAATACAACTCATGAGACCAAAATAATtctataacaaataaataaaaacaaatcatgcaacataatttctaatcaatccagcgtggaatgataaaattaaaaaaataacacaaaaaattatcatagtCAACCTATCAAACTTATAGTATGAGTTgtaagattatgataaccttgtagaaaataaacaaacaaaattactCGAGTCAGTTTAGGCTAACTTGTTAAACTTGCAACTTAGATCACTAGACATGGATGATTCTATGTAaggtaaattgaaataaattatgaaaaacaattatcatccagcctatattgttgaaatatgaaattagaaaaaaaaatcattgtaaaaaaatgaCACGATGAAACGACTCGAGTCAACCCACATTTAAGCGCAAAACTTATGATCCAGGTAATGAGACtgaaataatttaatagaaagtaaatcaaaataaatcatgaaaactaaTTCACAGTCAACTTAATGTTAAATGGTTAAACTGGAAAAAACAATGCtagtttcaaataaaataaaaaattgagtcaattgggttaacccaccaaacaaattattggattaaaaaaaagtaaatcacagcaaattataaaacttgatctcttataaattaaatgttgaacgataaaaaaaaacatattattatagtGAAGAATGTTTGTGAGGT is a window encoding:
- the LOC112325676 gene encoding peroxiredoxin-2-like produces the protein MAPIAVGDVLPDGKLAYFDEQDQLQDVSVHSLAAGKKVILFGVPGAFTPTCSLKHVPGFVEKAEELKSKGVAEILCISVNDPFVMKAWAKTYPENKHVKFLADGSATYTHALGLELDLQEKGLGTRSRRFALLVDDLKVKAANIEGGGEFTVSSADDILKDL